tatcatattttatttatacgaaacaaattttaaacagCACATTCGTGTATCCTTGCACTTAATTTCTTTATCCTTTACACACGCTGAAAACGTAGAACtatatcttaaataaaaaatcgttaCTTTATTGTGAATCTCCATATATGctataaataatcataaatttttacttctttcgtACGATGCCGAATATTTTCCTGTCgttttcttccccttttcaAAAAGTTAAAAGATTTATCGCAATCTCGATGCTGTTATGGATACTGTGTTAAATCTAGCGATTCCACAActgttttcaataatttcctcATCAAAGGTAAAAACTGTACACTACTGATATTGGTTGTAAATTTTCCCGTAGTTAATATGTTCTCTacaagtttctttctttctgtctcCTTTAATCTGGCGGGTAAGACAGCTTGATTGAAGTCGACAGTTTGTTGAATAGTTCTTACACTTTTGGCGTCAGGATTAATTAAGGATCCTTTAACCTGCCAATCGTCGGGAGTACCTCGATGTTCcagaaaatcgaagaaaactCCTAATTCGGTCACCGTTTCGCGCGCTATTAGCTGACGATCTCGAAGCGCGATTCTTGGACTCCTGACCCCTTCTAGGGCTTGACACAAGATTAACACGAGATTGACTTCAAGAGCGAATCTCGTATTATTTTCGTCCATAGATTCGAACCAAGGGTCGctaaatttttgatatttcgcTACGACAGGGCTGTCATTTCCGGCAGACACTCCTTTCGTTACGTGTCTACCGGTTGTCAAGGCCGTTGCTCTTGACAGAATAGTATTTTCACAAATAAGTGGATCGTACGGTCTCCGCACAAGCCTTGGGCTACTTAACAGCGGCACAGTTACATCTAGGCCACTGACGTACACCAAAAATTCACTCGCTACGTTGGAAGATGATCTCGAAGTGGAACCGGATGCTGCATGGATAATCCTCCTTAAATCTTTGCTCGAATGCATTCGTCGATCCTCTGGCGCGGCATGTTCCCATTCCTTCTTGGCGGAATCTGATTTATCTGGTTGGCCACTGAGAGAAACGGACAAAGTACTCACAGGTTGAGATCGAGAATGCAAAGCCTGCGTAAATAACTGTGTCGAGCTGATTATCGTGCCGTAAGTTAATCGCGGGCCGGAACTCATGCTCATCTGAGGTGGTCCGAAGTTCATTTCTGCCATGGGAGTATACCAAAAGTCTTGCGTATATATAGTGTCTACGAGAGTGTTTAGTCTTGGTGAAAAGTGAACGAAGCTTAACGCACAAGTTGTGTTTATGACGATCAGTTTGTTAActagtaattttaattcaccACTTGGCGATCTTTTGTCACAAGACTCCAATTCCTCGGCACTTTCTACGCTGATACCGTCGATGATGAACTTGAGAATTCGCGGTCGCAGTAACAAGTTTACGGTATTATCGTATGCCAAATACATACATTTGATCAGAGTCTCACAAACGTTTGGCTGTATCGAATTCCAAACGTACGGCTGCGTTGCTACGATATGAATAAGAGCGACAAGGGATTGTACCAGATCGGCAGCAAAAAGATCCGCTGTATGTCTTAACAAGGTCGATGCAACCATTAATTGATATTCgtgagaattaaaaaatgtgacGATAGATTTTATGTAGATGGTAGGTGTTTCTCTAGTCACGAGTcctattacaaattcaagaCCGAGCGTATAGAGTGGCCACCAATCCTGGCATCGCCACTTTCCATTCGGGCAATCGTTGTACAACGAGTCCAACATACTGTTTCCAATGTCGCTGGGAGGAATTAGGCTCAACCATAGTTTTGCAATATCATTCTCATTGACGGGATGTAGAGTGTACGGCGAACGAATGATTAGATTGAGCAAATTAAGAGCGGCCGTACTAAACCTTAAATACGGATACTTTTGCAAAGTAATACCGATGCATGTCATCAATTCCGGTATCATTTGTCGAAGTTGCACGCAGCTAGACTTTCGTTGATGCTTCAAAGTGGAACTTCGTTCCACGTAGGAGCGTAACAATTGGGTAACCATGCAAACAGCCAGTGTTGCTGGTAGACTTTCCCGAATCCCGCGAACGGTTTCCGCATTTCTTTCATCGGCATCCTTTTGCGCCATCACACTATCGATGGTGACTGTTTTGTCAATACCTTTTCGTTCAACCGAGTACTGTTGCTGTTTTCGTTTCTCCAATTCAGTAGCGGCTTCCTTCAGCTCCTCTAACTCGCTGGCAGCGATTATACAGGAATGCGATAAAAGATATTCGAGACTCGTCACGTCTTCGCGTAAAGTGCTTTTCACACATTGCACGCATCCGAGAAGCAGAGAAATCAGAGTTTGACGCAAAGACTTTCCATAACTGCGATAAGCTTGGCCGATTTCTTGCATTAGCTGGGTCAATcccgatttaaaaattctagaatCATCGACGCACATCTGTTTCCAAGAAGTGATGCATCGAAGCGTTAAAGACGCCAGtaacattgtaattttttgGCTAGAAACATTATAAGATTGTTTGATTCGTTCCAATAACGATTCTAAAGAACGTTGCGTTATCAATTGCGCTTGGGATACGTTAATAGGATAACTCTTTGCTATTCTTTCGTCGGTTAACGTGACGATAAAATTATACCAAGATTCCAAATTAGTTTCATACAAGGAATCCGTAACATTACTATCTCGCTTCTCATTTTTGTTTGACTCTTCGCTATCGGTGTATACATCATCCAGTATATATATCGTCAGCTTCTTCCAATAATCCGTTGATTTATCTAAAAGTTTCTTCAGGTTCGTGTTAAAATCATCTTCCAACGTGGTGCTCTTGAATAGCTCTAAAGTAATTATATCCAGCAGATGAGAATAACCTTTCACGCCTGGTACTATCTCTCTAAAAAGCGGAGCAAATAACTGAGTCCAAAAGTTCTCCCGCTTTCGAAAAAAGTTGACAAGAATCTCGTTTCTATGATACCACATTGCTCGTAATAACGTCATCGTGCTGTTATACAATTTGTCACACACGATGTTATCTTTTTCATAGATTCGATTTAGATATTTAACTAGAAATTGTCTGCATCCTTCtgtaaaaaattcttccaCCGATCGAGGAAATATTCGTTTGCATTCTGCTGGATGCACGATATTAAATAGAGCTTCCGTCAGGCCGGGTTGCTTTTCTAGGCATACAGCAACCAGTTCAAGAATAGCGACTTTAACATCCGCGACACAGGTTGGCGACATAAGCCCTCTACGAGAAGCAAAGGTCTCTCGTATAGCGGTACCGTCCATACCCATACAAACTAGAAGTGACATAGATGATCCTTCAGCAAATTTTTTCAACAGTCTAACAGCCATCGCTTGTAAAGGCGGACTAAACCAGACATACAGATAATTCACAATTGTAGGTACTATCAAGAGACCATTTGGTACACGAGGTGAAGAATATAAGGCAGCCTCTAACGGTGACCTATCTCTTATTTCAAGACCCAatgattttcgaaatattagcAATCTATTTACTACGGACAAGGCTAATTGTACACTTTTCATCGCTTTGAATCCCTTTCCCCGAATCCAATCTGTTTCCGCCATCATTTTATTATGCAAAGTACGTTCACCAGTACGAATCAGTTTTAATAATGCGTGTCGTGGCTCTAAATACAGTAAACTATACGCGACAACAAGCTGTAATTCATTACGTATATCCTCCTTTGGTAGACTAGATTCGAGCGCTCTATGAAGGCAAAACATACTTTTTAACCATAAGTCGGTTCTTTCCGCGTCCAAATCGAAATACCAAGAATCTAATTTTGGTAAAACACCttgcaataaaaataccaTACCAGGTATTTCTATTGTATATAGAGCTTCCTCGTTATACTTTCGGATTaagtatttcgataaaatatctaGATATGCGTTTAGAATTGGATAAGAGTGTGCAATCGTTTCTATAGCAGATAACCACGACGCGATTATACCGCCATCAAAAGAAACAGCTTCTGCAAAATCTAATGTTTTTTGATACCGATTATTGAATCTTGGATAAACACCAGCTCGCATTCGCGACAATATTTCTTCCGGATACTCCAACACGAGTTCGGATGAAATACCGATGCAAGCTGCAACTattttgtatatgtacattttctcTTCAGGTAATACCGGATAAGAAAATCTGTTTATGATTTCAAAGCTTAATTCTGTTGGAATGACCATACTTTGTCGTATCCATGTACGTTTGGCTAatgtttttaacaattttaagcCCTGTGAAACGTGTTCgggcaaatttttattcatttcattaGTTACTGTAATTCTGCCACCTGCTTGAGAAAAAAGTTGTTCTATCTTGTGATGTAAAGCGTCCCAATAGCTTGCCTTTTGACGAAATATCACTACTTCCCGTTCACTCgacaatatacgtatattttcacGAGGACAGCCTTCTAATATCGTATACGAGTTTTTGTGAATTGTACATTCTTGCTCGTATGGTCTCAACGGTTTGTTATGGTCTCGTTGTCGTGGTATCTCCAATGTTAACGATTGAAGATTATCAAGTTCCACTGCGATTTTTTCGGCACTTAATTCTGACGCGCTCGCCAATCCGATCGCAATGTTCGTTAACGGTTCAAACTCGTACGGAAACTGTTCAGCTGCGAATTTATAAATCAGCCACAAACCATCGTTACGCTCTTCCCAAAATCGGGCTGCAGTTTCACTAAATTGAATTGTAGCAGCTACGGCATCGAAAATATCATTTAGCGCGTTCAATTTATCTTCGTCAACGAAAGCACATACCAAAGTAAGAAGGTTATATACACTGCTCCGTACAATTTCAGCATAGTGGGTCTTTTCACAAATCATTTCGCTATTCATCAAATCttgtaaataatgaaaaacattCAGTTGTATAGCTTTAATACCGAATGGTCTAAATCGATTCATCGTATCAATATTTTCAGGATCAATGGCATAATTTGCTAACATCCAGGATAAGAATAGCGGACTATCCTGAGGACAATTATCGCGAATGCATTTTTGTTCAAAAGTTTCTTGCATACTCTTTCTTACGCTCTGTATCCAATCTTCCATGTTGGGactataaagaagaaatatttttagcataaaaattatagttcgTTCtaggtaaaaatataaaaaaaacatactGTTTTCTGACATCCAATGTTACTAAAAATAAAGCTGCTTGACTATActgtatttctttaatttttctggCAATTGCTTTTTTATCTTCGTGACTTTTTGTACTTGCTAATCGCCTTGGTTCTCcctgtaaatgtaaaattatcgGATTATTAGATATGAGATACTATCCACAAAATATACCAAGATGTGTAAACTTTGGGCAATGCTTACTCCGAtgctttcataaaatttcataaattcggTCTCGGCGATATGAATATCGTGAATGATGACTGTTAATATATGCAGTAATTCCCGCATTTCTATAAGGCTACTGTTGTATAATCTGTGTAGGTGCTCTTCTGTACACAGCTGCGATCGTATCGGTGGGTTTACCGTTTTCAACGCTTCTATCTGTTTTCGAATAGATTCTAGTAGCGTTCCAAATAGGACATCATCGAAAAACTTTGCAAATTCTTTTTGATAACGATGTCCTTTATCTTTGTATTCGACCATAAGTTTAAGGCACTTTATCACGGTCATTCTTTCAGAGTAATAAAATTCCCAAATATCGTCGATCAACGCTTTCATCGATGTAAAATCTATAAGTTGTGATGCGAAAGTTTCCGCGCAATTTCGATActcgtattttataaaattacatactaAATCCCATGTAATTATGGCGTCTAGAttctagaaaaagaaaaaagaaacagaataaatcgatcatttttcatgataattaaggaaagaaaaattagatgcaaaaatttatttgtgatACATACGAGAAGTGGAGCCAGTTTACTAATTAATTCGTACATTCTAGGGGATGGATCATTTTTGGGAATGTTTTGAAGCGATGCTTCGGTATATggcttaaaaaataatagccCTTCTTTAAGTAGTCtagtttcctttttaatttcatcttctACTAATTGTTTTTCACACCGGCACACCGTATCCGATATTAAAAACCATAATTCCTTGCAATAActtatattccatataacaTGAATTCGTCATTCGTGACAGtgataatatgaaaaagattcaTTTTTATGAAGCAATAGAAATGgcaaagattttattaattaaataaagtttcaaatattatttacttacgGTAAACTTCCTACGGTAGGTACTTCCATTTTCAATACATTCGTTTGTACAAAACATGTAAAAtgtgttaaaaatttcttataagaTACTTAAGGTATACGAAATTCAactaaatatatcatttaaacATCGTATTCCTATTTTACTAACATGTCGttaaaactaatattataaacaacgACCGAGACGTAACCTCAATCGGCACATAAAGTCTTTCGTCTGATACCAACGTACGAGTTTTCGGTTAATTGGACGATAGATTTGTATATTCCTGAAACGATGATGTACTAGGGATTTTAGGTTAGTTTACGTTGGTCGCACTGTCATAGATTTCCCGCCAAGAAGTGGCGCGTAGTTACAATTATGGCTTCTCGTTAGTCGAATGAAAGTGATTCTTTCTGgaaagtttgtaatttttgtagaGAAATTAATGTTGCTAGTATCAAGAAGCAAGTATAcctgataatatttattttagcatAATTTTAGGGGTGTTGAGTGATGTCCAAGTATTATCGTGTAGTGGTATCgctcgttttaattaatcttcgcGGATGAATAAATAGTACACTGTGTTATTGTGTGAACGTCAATATTCGTCCCAGGCAAAAATGAATAAGATCGAAGGAATCATTTCTATTAGAGCCCTACCCAATATTCTTGTCGTAGTCGCGATTACGTACCGAATTAGAATCGTCTGCTTTGCGAGTAAATCATGATATTTCTCATACTATAGTAATTGACTAGAATACAGTAAAATATGCACATGTTATTCTAAacacaacgaagattcgtaGTTCGTAAAGATACGAGCGGCAGGAGTTGGTACCCAATAAACATTAGGAATAAAGATTGGGTTTGTAAGACGTGCGAAAGAAATATCAGTCTCAAGAGAGcgagatagaaagaaaagagcacTGTTACAGAGACAGATGTCGGATACATTTGTTAAAGTTAATACCTGTAACTAGGTATAAGAAAGTTGGCAACTGGCTTATCACGCTGGTTACTGGTCGACGGCggatcatatattttttcttcttacacAAGCTTGTTATCCATCAAAAGAAGCTGGTAATTTTGTCCGCTACAAACTATAAGCTTTTCGAGGCAATACCGAACTGCCGATACGTTTGAAGCTTGTGGTAAGTAACAAATGTCGAATCGGTTATCGTTAACGCGAAATcagaaatttatatgaaaataaaaataacatgaAAAAAAGTGCGTAGGTGTCATGTCAGCTGCTgtagaagaaacgaaacgagatcGTTTCGATAGAACAGTAGCAGGTAAAGAAGTGGTTCGCAAGGAAAGAAGTGGCGTTAGAGCGCCGACGCGAGACGTCGAAACGGCCGACGCCGCGTCGTAGACACCGATTGTTCGTCAGTGCACGTTCGTCTTGAACACAGAGCGAATCGGGTGTTACGTTGTCGACGGAAAATTACGTTTTGTTCGGTTGTGCACGATGTTGTTGCTGCCAGCGTGAGTGCATCAACGGAGGAAACTGTACATTTATCGGGATTACTATGCGACCTGCTACGCATCATTCTTGTAAATATCTCTGTTTTTTCGACAATCGGTTAATTTTCGAATCGATGAAACACACGGGACACGCGTTTTCGCAATCCTTTTGTTCGACGACCGATTTGCCCTTCTCCGTATTTTGcgtattttatacgattaatAAGCTACAGTACGCGACATCTCGTAAATTGTATCGTTTCTTCGTACTTTATATTCCCAGAAGCCCTTTCTTACAGAATTTTTCTTGacgaaagtgaaatttcattggagCATTGACGGAAAGCTCGTACGATGATTTTGATACCGATCGTTTAGCTCGATGTTTCATACGCGATATTCGAAAGTATCTTATAAACGTAAAGCGTGAAATCATTGGGGAACGCAACAACAGCGAACAGGTTCAGAGGGCTACGAACAAGTCggcgaatatttcatttcgagcTGCTCCCGGACGTGTTTGTTTCCATAATGTATGTACGTCGCGATTCTTGTTACCGTGGATGCATCCGTCGGGAAATACAACCTCGAGTACGTACAGTATTCTCTGACGCGTACGTAGCATGTACATGGTGCGCGTTAAAAGTATTTTCGCGTTTAATAGGACTTGCCGAAATTCCAGAATGTTGCACCGCGTATGCGGCACTGCGGTTCTCCGAGCTCTTGCTCGGTGGCCTCTTACTCTCGTAATTTAATTGTGCGATCGCAACGCAAGGTGATCGAACTTGCTCGCAATCGTTTGGACTGCGGTGCGTCGatctgaaattaatttcgtgttTGCTCGTTACGTCAGCTCGATTCGCCAAATCTATcggttttttttctttcgagaaCCCCTTCAATATTACTCGATTACTGGGCAGAAGATCTTTCGGTTAAGAGTCGGAAAATAGCTGAACGTGATTAGCGACGCCGGCGTACCTGGCCAATAAACGATAGCGCGAATAACCCCGATTGCGAGAACTTCTATCTCCATTATTTTGCGtttctgtttattattttgatgaCCGATTAAGATCAAATTTCTGTTTGCCTTCAACCAAACGGAAATTTAGCGCGTTAATCGACGCGACGATGAACGATCCTGaattgtaatgtaaatatttccagAGTTTGGAATCGCGCGCCAATGTCACAATCCGTATAATCTAAAGGTACGCCGGCATGATTGTTTCTCAGTTTTCGTATTTCGAGCGTAATGCATAGTTGAAAAGCGCGTGTTTATCGTTAGAACGACGAGGCTGGACCGGAGTGTTTTTATTTAACGCCAATTCGAAAAAGTCCGTGACAAGGACGAGGCGTTCTCGGTGGCTGTTTTCTACACTGTAAGAGACAGGGAGGGGGGTGGGACTCTGCGTTGGAATCGGTAACTCGATCCTCGCGTAAAACACAAGTTTGTTCGTGGCGAGACAACGATAGAACATGTGTCTAGGTGTGCGGTTGACGAACCGGAGCTGAAATGTACGTCCTGGCGAATCGTTTCGCGATGAACTGATCTCGCGATTCGAGGGACGACGTTTTCGGGTCGAGTCCGTGATCGTGCGTGGCTGCCAGGACAAACAGGGACGAGataaagaacgaagaagaaagcgGCGGTGGAGGAGGAAAAATGAGGGCCTCGTTGCTGTTGCTGGGGGGCATCGTGGTATTCTCGCTCGCGGTCGCGAGAGCTCTCTCCTGCGTATGTTCGCCCTTCGAGTGTGACATTCTCACCGACGACGACTGCCCCGGAGGCCTCACTTGGGATCCCTGCAGGTAAGCCACGCGccaatttcttttcctcgcTAATTCTCAGACAACTCTCTTCCGGAATTCTCAACGATTTCCCGCTTCGACGAACCGATCGACGCGATTTTAATAAGCGTACGTTATAGCACGCAAGATACAGATGTTGTACGTAGCATTGTAAATGatacaaatgataaatatagcTGTAAGGCATCGGTATTCAGAGCTATGTAGAACGCGTAGGCTCTTACCAAGGATTCGCCTGTTCCGCACGATTCGGCCGAATATCTAAACTTTAATAGCTTCTTTGGAATCGTGTCTACATCCCTGGCACTGGTTTATTCTTCGAATTAACGTCTGTCACGAGAAAGTGcgcgatcgtttcgtttctgtaACTTGCCACTGGTCTGAAGATTGTCGCGCGTACGAACGGTTCTTTCCGCGTTCTTCGCGCTCTTCCGATCGGTTAAACTCCTGATCTCTTTCTCACTCCATTCGCCAGccaacaattttctttcaacagCCACGACTTACACATAGGATACACGTTACAGGCATCGTTAATCACATCCGCCAACCAAAAACCAATATTTAGCTTTTTCCCCTCTTCCTGTAAACAACATTCGACATTTTCGCGCGTCTGTCGTATTCATCGAGAGATCCCGTGCAATTAAAATGCCCAGTAAAACAGAGATTCCGGTTCCTTTTTcaacgaagaggaaaaagttCTGCTCTTTGTTACGCGGCGTTCTTTGTCAGGTGAATTTTATTCCGGTATTAGCGGCGCACTGATGAAAAATAGCGTTTGATAAAGcgaagcttgaatattcaaactagGAGTGAACAAAAGCGTCAgtcattgaaatttcatgcCGTTTTTTGCTTGCACGTTCGATCGACCAGcgaatcgatcgtttttcCGCCATAACACTTATTTTTTTTCCACGCAGCGGTAAACAATAAATCGATCAACactacaatttataatattcgttaatCTGTAATAATTGTCCTATAGAAGTTTGAACGCAAACAACATCCGATTgaaattcttccttttccttgaGTAAGACCTTCCATGGGTTAACGATGCAGCCCTCGTTTGTCAAATTGAAAACGCGAAGATTGAATTCGCGACGGATCTTCTCCATCTGTAAGGGCTGTGAGGTCGTTTTGAATTCGATACGCGTAGCTAACGTTTATCACGACGAGGAATTCTCGGTGAGTCCTTTAGGTAAAGGGAATTACTGGAACGGGATGGGACGCGATGCGATGGTTAAAATCGAGCTCGAAGACGTAAACGGAAGGGTAACATTCCGGTAAACGAGATATTTTAAGGCGAAGGATCTGCGCTCTAGATTTCGCACAGGGTAAACAGTTCACGATTCTCGAGTCTTTctttcgaaaatgaaattcaccCTATTTCTGTTCATATTTGTAGTCTCTCATATTGGTAAATTGCTGCGTGATAGCGATACGATGATCAGGTTGCGTTTCATTTCGTTGGTTGTACTAGAAAAATCTTTTCCGCGAATGACTAATTATCGATGGTTAATGGCGTGCGGTAAACGGAAATCGTACGACAGCAACGTCTTTTCGCGTTACCATCCCAATGACGAATCGCCCAGTTTCCTTGTTCGAATGGCTCGAACGATTTAACCACGTTCGCGCGATGCAACAGACACTTTAAGATAGATTTATACTTTGTACCATACAGCAACGGTAACGTCGCTCGTCTACCGCTCGGTGACGGATAGTGTGAACGTTCTCGTCTGAAACACATGTTTCGATGTTCTGTCGTGCCAGCACCGTTCCGTACGTAACGTGTCGGAACGGATCCGCTACGCTATACATATACGAACAGACCTATCTCACTACTCGCAAGAATGTTAGTCGGGACGGAACCATGCCGTGCCGGCACGGACAATGTAAATTCACCTTTAAggtcgatttattatttaatcgtattcGACACGgaacatacacacacacacacacacagacgCTAGTATTCGTATTATACGTATGTTCGTCGAACGATGGCATTCAATCAATCGGTCAACACAAAGCGATTCGTAAAGGCATATATTGGGTTggtaactaagtgattgcggactttgtcattaggtggtattgacaaagtccgcaatcacttagttgccaacccaataatacCAAGCAAAAGTGTTTTTTCATTgaagtatgtacatatgtattatataagtaCGTATTACATTTACCGGATTCTCCTAGTTTCCTTCCAATTTTAACCCATGCTGCTTCTTTTCTCTCATTATCGCTACCATTTTTATCTTGTTGATCGCGTAAAAAAAGGTATAATCTCCGACAAGTTCAATAAGCTTTTCAGAATCCATCATTAGCgcctgttgctgttgctgttaCGTTCGAACATACGACGCACACTGTCAGCATCGACAGGTTTCGGCAAACGCGGACGTGTTCCGTATCCGACAAAGTATCGGGTCGCTCGGAAAGTTCGCTCCGATTTACACTCGattcgatatacatttattgaattatataagtGGCATTTTGTTCCACAAgctttctccattttccaTCTCAACTCGAATATTCCATCCTTCCAGAAGCTCTCAGGTTTTTCGGCGAAGAACTTTCCCACGTGATTCTTTACGTCGACCAAAATGCTTAAAACTCGGAACGAACTTCCCAAGCGATCCGATATATTACGCGAGAATGCCGGACGGCCGGACCGATATCGTCCGTGCCGATATTATACGATACGTATAAATGTCTGTACTGAAATACGTTAAAGAATATTTGTCTGATCGGTGCTGAATCGATACATCCATCTTGTGTTTGCGCGGATAATATAATCCGACCTTTAATCGTAGCTCGTGCAACGGCATTTGCGAAATCGGGGAAACGCGCTCTAAGCTTTGCACGTTACCGTACGATGTACCGTTGTGCATGTTTCTATGGCATTCGTGAGCTTCGATTTGAAAAAGCTCGTTCCACGATACAATTATACCTGCGTGTTATCCTAACGAACACGCGAGTTATCGTTTCCACGTTGAATCATCTTGTTAAACGTACACGTTGATAACTATCTGCATGGCAAATTTCTCTTCCCTTGTACTCATtccttttattcgttcgtttacgatattaaaatatgtcgTGGCTCGGTACAGAAAAATCATTCGGACTTTCCGAAATTATACGGAAACGACAGTAGAGATTGCGAGCGGAAAGTATTTTTCATCAAGTTTTTGTGTCAAAGTAGTAAATACTTCATTGCGAGGTAAACCGGATGTAGACGAATCTTGTGTTGTATTATACTGGTTATAAAACGCGTGACGGCaaggaaaattgtttcgtgGAGAGGATGGAGAGAACGcaatataaaagaattgatTGCCCTCGATCCAACAATGAGACcaagtaataaaattgctCCTCGTACTCGGAAATTTTCTGTACAAGGCGCAACCGGTTCTTTCCCATTATTTTTTCCCTCCCTTTTCCCATTTCTTTCACCCTCGCTTCGTATTTCTTTCCCCTCTGAAGCCCAGCATTCttgattttcataaaacgtaAGCGTTATCTTTGGACCGTCGATATAAAACAAGTCGAAGCTCGTTTACTTATCGTGGCTATATTACGTCTGAATTTGTTTTCCAAGAAACGAACAATACGATACTTACCCCCATACAgaatcgatttattttagtaCGCTTTTATAAATTCGCCAAGTCGTTTCTCGTCATTTCTATCACGTTATTGTTCACGCGCCGTGCAGATAAACAAAGCAGTTGTTGCGAGCTTCTTCGTGTACGAGTGAATACCCTGT
The nucleotide sequence above comes from Bombus pyrosoma isolate SC7728 linkage group LG1, ASM1482585v1, whole genome shotgun sequence. Encoded proteins:
- the LOC122570239 gene encoding nucleoporin Nup188 — translated: MEVPTVGSLPYCKELWFLISDTVCRCEKQLVEDEIKKETRLLKEGLLFFKPYTEASLQNIPKNDPSPRMYELISKLAPLLNLDAIITWDLVCNFIKYEYRNCAETFASQLIDFTSMKALIDDIWEFYYSERMTVIKCLKLMVEYKDKGHRYQKEFAKFFDDVLFGTLLESIRKQIEALKTVNPPIRSQLCTEEHLHRLYNSSLIEMRELLHILTVIIHDIHIAETEFMKFYESIGGEPRRLASTKSHEDKKAIARKIKEIQYSQAALFLVTLDVRKHPNMEDWIQSVRKSMQETFEQKCIRDNCPQDSPLFLSWMLANYAIDPENIDTMNRFRPFGIKAIQLNVFHYLQDLMNSEMICEKTHYAEIVRSSVYNLLTLVCAFVDEDKLNALNDIFDAVAATIQFSETAARFWEERNDGLWLIYKFAAEQFPYEFEPLTNIAIGLASASELSAEKIAVELDNLQSLTLEIPRQRDHNKPLRPYEQECTIHKNSYTILEGCPRENIRILSSEREVVIFRQKASYWDALHHKIEQLFSQAGGRITVTNEMNKNLPEHVSQGLKLLKTLAKRTWIRQSMVIPTELSFEIINRFSYPVLPEEKMYIYKIVAACIGISSELVLEYPEEILSRMRAGVYPRFNNRYQKTLDFAEAVSFDGGIIASWLSAIETIAHSYPILNAYLDILSKYLIRKYNEEALYTIEIPGMVFLLQGVLPKLDSWYFDLDAERTDLWLKSMFCLHRALESSLPKEDIRNELQLVVAYSLLYLEPRHALLKLIRTGERTLHNKMMAETDWIRGKGFKAMKSVQLALSVVNRLLIFRKSLGLEIRDRSPLEAALYSSPRVPNGLLIVPTIVNYLYVWFSPPLQAMAVRLLKKFAEGSSMSLLVCMGMDGTAIRETFASRRGLMSPTCVADVKVAILELVAVCLEKQPGLTEALFNIVHPAECKRIFPRSVEEFFTEGCRQFLVKYLNRIYEKDNIVCDKLYNSTMTLLRAMWYHRNEILVNFFRKRENFWTQLFAPLFREIVPGVKGYSHLLDIITLELFKSTTLEDDFNTNLKKLLDKSTDYWKKLTIYILDDVYTDSEESNKNEKRDSNVTDSLYETNLESWYNFIVTLTDERIAKSYPINVSQAQLITQRSLESLLERIKQSYNVSSQKITMLLASLTLRCITSWKQMCVDDSRIFKSGLTQLMQEIGQAYRSYGKSLRQTLISLLLGCVQCVKSTLREDVTSLEYLLSHSCIIAASELEELKEAATELEKRKQQQYSVERKGIDKTVTIDSVMAQKDADERNAETVRGIRESLPATLAVCMVTQLLRSYVERSSTLKHQRKSSCVQLRQMIPELMTCIGITLQKYPYLRFSTAALNLLNLIIRSPYTLHPVNENDIAKLWLSLIPPSDIGNSMLDSLYNDCPNGKWRCQDWWPLYTLGLEFVIGLVTRETPTIYIKSIVTFFNSHEYQLMVASTLLRHTADLFAADLVQSLVALIHIVATQPYVWNSIQPNVCETLIKCMYLAYDNTVNLLLRPRILKFIIDGISVESAEELESCDKRSPSGELKLLVNKLIVINTTCALSFVHFSPRLNTLVDTIYTQDFWYTPMAEMNFGPPQMSMSSGPRLTYGTIISSTQLFTQALHSRSQPVSTLSVSLSGQPDKSDSAKKEWEHAAPEDRRMHSSKDLRRIIHAASGSTSRSSSNVASEFLVYVSGLDVTVPLLSSPRLVRRPYDPLICENTILSRATALTTGRHVTKGVSAGNDSPVVAKYQKFSDPWFESMDENNTRFALEVNLVLILCQALEGVRSPRIALRDRQLIARETVTELGVFFDFLEHRGTPDDWQVKGSLINPDAKSVRTIQQTVDFNQAVLPARLKETERKKLVENILTTGKFTTNISSVQFLPLMRKLLKTVVESLDLTQYP